One window of Trifolium pratense cultivar HEN17-A07 linkage group LG5, ARS_RC_1.1, whole genome shotgun sequence genomic DNA carries:
- the LOC123884420 gene encoding uncharacterized protein LOC123884420, translated as MFNKCFLSHNLVLGFITTKSTAPKSESLFQFQNFSLPISLRYCTTTTTTTTTTTTASESESDTLPFAVSYLINNFGFSHESALRAFNNKQVRFNTIEKPNSVINFFKNHEFSHSNIRTIIKKEPWLLSSKPHNVILPKFQFFLSKGASYSDIVSLLTAYPRILQSSLVKRIIPIFELLSKFLKTNKDTIVCLIRNWPSFVDYPYDRIAANINLLRDFGVCDSGIARLILTGPSILGSTDLINTLEEVKGLGFDPSTSTFVIALVAKKCMIKKLWDEKVDAFKKWGWSDEDIMEAFRKHPHFMFTSIDKINLLMGFWVNQLGWDATPIAKLPKIFGSSLERRIIPRATVVQYLLKKGLLRKKASLTAPFVVSDKLFLDKYINCYKEESSYLLKLYAETLKLAQTKDKTDQMS; from the coding sequence ATGTTCAACAAATGTTTTCTCTCTCACAATCTTGTTTTAGGGTTCATCACAACAAAATCAACAGCCCCTAAATCCGAAtctctttttcaatttcaaaactTTTCCTTACCAATTTCACTCAGATActgcaccaccaccaccaccaccaccacaacaacaacaacagcatcagaatcagaatcagacaCACTCCCATTCGCTGTATCATAcctcatcaacaattttggttTCTCACATGAATCAGCTCTCAGAGCTTTCAACAACAAACAGGTTCGTTTCAATACCATAGAAAAGCCTAATTCAGTTATCAACTTCTTTAAAAACCATGAATTTTCACATTCCAACATACGCACCATCATAAAAAAAGAACCTTGGTTACTTTCATCAAAACCCCACAATGTAATTTTgccaaagtttcaattttttctatCCAAAGGTGCTTCTTATTCTGATATCGTTTCATTGTTGACAGCATACCCTAGAATTTTACAAAGTAGCTTGGTGAAACGAATAATCCctatttttgaattattaagTAAGTTCTTGAAAACCAACAAGGATACCATTGTTTGCTTAATTCGAAATTGGCCTTCATTTGTTGATTATCCATATGACCGTATTGCGGCTAATATTAATTTGCTGAGAGATTTTGGAGTATGTGATTCTGGCATTGCTAGATTGATTCTGACAGGACCATCTATACTTGGTTCAACTGATTTGATTAATACTTTGGAGGAAGttaagggtttagggtttgatCCTTCAACTTCCACTTTTGTGATAGCTTTGGTTGCAAAGAAATGTATGATTAAAAAACTTTGGGATGAGAAAGTTGATGCCTTTAAAAAGTGGGGTTGGTCTGATGAAGATATTATGGAAGCATTTAGAAAGCATCCTCACTTTATGTTTACATCCAtcgataaaattaatttattgatgGGATTTTGGGTCAATCAGTTGGGTTGGGATGCTACGCCCATTGCCAAACTACCAAAGATTTTTGGTTCAAGTCTGGAGAGAAGGATCATACCAAGAGCCACGGTTGTGCAATATCTTTTGAAGAAAGGTTTGCTGAGAAAGAAAGCAAGCTTAACTGCTCCATTTGTAGTCAGCGATAAGTTGTTCCTTGACAAATATATAAACTGTTATAAGGAGGAGTCATCTTATCTATTAAAGCTTTATGCAGAAACACTGAAACTTGCACAAACCAAGGACAAAACTGACCAAATGTCATGA
- the LOC123884675 gene encoding uncharacterized protein LOC123884675, which produces MFRNLFLSHNLVLGIINTPKFHPFIQHFSFPFVPSTFCTTTSKSESESDAHSFAVSYLINNFGFSTQSALKAFNQKQVRFKSPDKPNSVINFFKNHDFSDSKIRIIIRKSPRLLSAEPHKNLLPKFQFFLSKGVSSSDIVSMLTANPEILQFSLEKRIIPRFESLSRFLKTDKDAIVCLIRQWYSFDPISYDHAVANINLMTDFGVCDSAIATLVQTRSSIFGSTDFIKTLEEIKGLGFRPSTTTFGIALSAKGLGVKLWDEKVNAFKKWGWSDEDVLKAFRQKPQCMLVSVDKINLVMSFWVNQLGWDAMAIAKTPHILSLGLEKKIIPRAAVVQYLLSKGLRKKSASLTCPFIIQEKMFLDKFIKRFKDNSDYILRLYEEKKLNHT; this is translated from the coding sequence ATGTTCAGGAATTTGTTTCTCTCCCACAATCTTGTTTTAGGTATCATCAATACCCCTAAATTTCACCCTTTTATCCAACACTTTTCCTTCCCATTTGTACCCTCCACATTCTgcacaacaacatcaaaatcagaatcagaatcagacgCACACTCATTTGCTGTATCCTAtctcatcaacaattttggttTCTCAACTCAATCAGCTCTCAAAGCTTTCAACCAAAAACAGGTTCGTTTCAAATCTCCAGATAAACCTAATTCAGTTATCAACTTCTTTAAAAACCATGATTTTTCAGACTCCAAGATACGCATCATCATTAGAAAATCACCGAGGTTACTTTCAGCAGAACCCCATAAAAACTTATTgccaaagtttcaattttttctatCCAAAGGTGTTTCTTCATCTGATATTGTTTCAATGTTGACAGCAAACCCTGAAATTTTACAATTTAGTTTGGAGAAACGAATAATCCCTCGTTTTGAATCATTAAGTAGGTTCTTGAAAACCGACAAGGATGCCATCGTTTGCTTAATTCGACAATGGTATTCATTTGATCCAATTTCATATGACCACGCTGTGGCTAATATCAATTTGATGACTGATTTTGGAGTTTGTGATTCTGCCATTGCTACATTGGTTCAAACAAGGTCATCTATATTTGGTTCAACTGATTTTATTAAGACATTGGAGGAAATTAAGGGTTTAGGGTTTCGTCCTTCAACGACTACTTTTGGGATTGCTTTGTCAGCCAAAGGTTTGGGTGTAAAACTTTGGGATGAGAAAGTTAATGCCTTTAAGAAGTGGGGTTGGTCTGATGAAGATGTTCTTAAAGCATTTAGACAGAAGCCTCAATGTATGTTAGTATCCgttgataaaattaatttagtgATGAGCTTTTGGGTCAATCAGTTGGGTTGGGATGCTATGGCCATTGCCAAAACACCGCATATTTTGTCGTTAGGTTTGGAAAAAAAGATCATTCCGAGAGCCGCAGTTGTGCAATATCTTCTTAGTAAAGGTTTGAGAAAGAAGAGTGCAAGCTTAACTTGTCCATTTATAATTCAAGAGAAGATGTTTCTTGATAAGTTTATAAAACGTTTCAAGGACAATTCCGATTATATATTAAGGTTGTATgaggaaaaaaaactcaatcATACATAG